From Actinosynnema mirum DSM 43827, a single genomic window includes:
- a CDS encoding FecCD family ABC transporter permease: MARSLGLLLALAALALVVALSLWVGTKSIPFTQTWSLLQADDGSGDAAIIRDVRVPRAALGLLAGVSLGLSGALMQALTRNPLADPGLLGVNMGAAAAIVTAIAFLGITSASGYLWFSLAGAAVAAVAVYVLGATGRGTVTPDRLVLSGAALTAVLYAYISAVLLLNAQTFQSFRFWNVGSLAGRTAETVWQIAPLVVAGVLTALLLGRSLNALALGESTGRALGANPTRTRTLGVVAITLMAGAATAAAGPISFLGLTVPHIARAVAGTDQRWVLAYSAVLSPVLLLGADVVGRVVIAPQEVEVGIVTALLGAPVFIALCRRRKLAQL, encoded by the coding sequence GTGGCGCGGTCACTAGGTCTGCTGCTGGCTCTCGCCGCGCTCGCGCTCGTGGTGGCGCTGAGCCTGTGGGTCGGCACCAAGAGCATCCCGTTCACCCAGACCTGGTCGCTGCTCCAGGCCGACGACGGCTCGGGCGACGCCGCGATCATCCGCGACGTCCGCGTCCCCAGGGCCGCCCTCGGCCTGCTGGCGGGCGTGTCGCTCGGCCTGAGCGGCGCGCTGATGCAGGCCCTCACCCGCAACCCGCTGGCCGACCCCGGCCTGCTGGGCGTGAACATGGGCGCGGCGGCGGCGATCGTCACCGCCATCGCGTTCCTGGGCATCACCTCCGCCTCCGGCTACCTCTGGTTCTCCCTGGCGGGCGCGGCGGTGGCCGCCGTCGCCGTCTACGTCCTCGGCGCGACCGGACGGGGCACGGTCACCCCGGACCGCCTGGTGCTCAGCGGCGCGGCGCTGACCGCCGTGCTCTACGCCTACATCTCCGCCGTGCTGCTGCTCAACGCCCAGACCTTCCAGTCCTTCCGCTTCTGGAACGTCGGCTCCCTCGCGGGCCGCACCGCCGAGACCGTCTGGCAGATCGCCCCCCTGGTCGTCGCGGGCGTGCTGACCGCGCTGCTGCTGGGCCGCAGCCTCAACGCGCTGGCGCTGGGCGAGAGCACCGGCCGCGCGCTGGGCGCGAACCCCACCCGCACCCGCACCCTCGGCGTCGTCGCGATCACCCTCATGGCGGGCGCGGCCACCGCCGCCGCGGGCCCGATCTCGTTCCTGGGCCTGACCGTCCCGCACATCGCCCGCGCCGTCGCGGGCACCGACCAGCGCTGGGTCCTGGCCTACTCGGCGGTCCTGTCCCCCGTCCTGCTCCTGGGCGCCGACGTCGTGGGCCGGGTCGTCATCGCGCCCCAGGAGGTGGAGGTCGGCATCGTGACCGCGCTCCTGGGCGCCCCCGTGTTCATCGCGCTGTGCAGGCGCAGGAAGCTGGCGCAGCTGTGA
- a CDS encoding sugar kinase has protein sequence MTSPGVVTIGETMALVTLPSSGRVTAAAPVVLGVGGAESNVAIGLARLGVPATWVSRVGDDALGALVVRELRGEGVTVLAPRDPDAPTGMMLKEHRNGRPTRVRYYRGGSAASLLGPADVDRAAVAGAAVLHLTGITPALGDGPRAAVRHAVDLARSEGVTVTFDVNHRKTLWSDEEARPVLAELVSKADVVFAGAEEAELVLGTPGAAEEELVAGLAGLGAGTAVLKIGERGALAHRDGVRTHVPTTPAAVVDPVGAGDAFVAGFLAELVAGRPLETCLRTGNACGGLVVGVPGDWEGLPTRAELTEAGHAPDGGDVRR, from the coding sequence GTGACCAGCCCCGGCGTGGTCACTATCGGCGAGACCATGGCGCTGGTGACCCTCCCGTCCTCGGGCCGGGTCACCGCCGCCGCGCCGGTCGTGCTGGGCGTCGGCGGCGCCGAGTCCAACGTCGCCATCGGCCTGGCCAGGCTGGGCGTGCCCGCCACCTGGGTCAGCCGGGTCGGCGACGACGCGCTCGGCGCGCTGGTGGTCCGCGAGCTCCGGGGCGAGGGCGTCACCGTCCTCGCCCCGCGCGACCCGGACGCCCCCACCGGCATGATGCTCAAGGAGCACCGCAACGGCCGCCCCACCAGGGTCCGCTACTACCGCGGGGGCAGCGCCGCCTCCCTGCTGGGACCGGCGGACGTGGACCGGGCCGCCGTCGCGGGCGCGGCCGTGCTGCACCTGACCGGCATCACCCCCGCGCTCGGCGACGGTCCGCGCGCCGCCGTCCGGCACGCCGTCGACCTGGCCAGGTCGGAGGGCGTCACCGTCACCTTCGACGTCAACCACCGCAAGACCCTGTGGTCGGACGAGGAGGCCCGACCGGTGCTGGCCGAGCTGGTGTCGAAGGCCGACGTGGTCTTCGCGGGCGCGGAGGAGGCCGAGCTGGTGCTGGGCACCCCCGGCGCCGCCGAGGAGGAGCTGGTCGCGGGCCTGGCCGGGCTGGGCGCGGGCACCGCCGTGCTCAAGATCGGCGAACGGGGCGCGCTGGCCCACCGGGACGGCGTCCGCACCCACGTCCCCACCACCCCGGCCGCGGTCGTCGACCCGGTGGGCGCGGGCGACGCGTTCGTCGCGGGCTTCCTGGCCGAGCTGGTCGCGGGCCGCCCGCTGGAGACCTGCCTGCGCACCGGGAACGCGTGCGGCGGCCTGGTGGTCGGCGTGCCCGGCGACTGGGAGGGCCTGCCCACCCGCGCCGAGCTGACCGAGGCCGGGCACGCGCCGGACGGCGGCGACGTGCGCCGCTGA
- a CDS encoding L-idonate 5-dehydrogenase, which yields MRAVVVHGPLDVRVDDLPAPEAAEGQVLVAVEWGGVCGSDLAYWKHGASGTAVLRHPLVLGHEIAGRVAALGAGVTGVEVGAPVTVHPASPEGDLPDRLAGRRNLAPRVRYLGSAAFDPHTNGGFAELVAVRADQLRPLPDGVSTRHGALAEPLAVALHAVTRAGDLRGKDVLVNGAGPIGSLVAAAAKRAGAASVTSADVSAGPLATARALGADHTVDLGAGEHLPADVEVVLEASGAPAALGPVLRATARGGLLVQVGNLPGAPAPAALGDLVTREITWIGSYRFVDEITDAVRALGEGLDLEPLIAGEHELPDARAALEQAAGTGGGKVLIRLGGAR from the coding sequence ATGAGAGCCGTCGTCGTGCACGGCCCGCTGGACGTGCGGGTCGACGACCTGCCCGCGCCCGAGGCCGCCGAGGGGCAGGTGCTCGTGGCGGTGGAGTGGGGCGGGGTGTGCGGCTCGGACCTGGCGTACTGGAAGCACGGCGCGTCCGGCACCGCCGTGCTGCGCCACCCGCTGGTCCTGGGCCACGAGATCGCCGGCCGGGTGGCCGCGCTCGGCGCGGGCGTCACGGGCGTCGAGGTCGGCGCCCCGGTCACCGTGCACCCGGCCTCGCCGGAGGGCGACCTGCCGGACCGCCTGGCGGGCAGGCGCAACCTGGCCCCGAGGGTCCGCTACCTCGGTTCGGCGGCCTTCGACCCGCACACGAACGGCGGCTTCGCCGAGCTGGTCGCGGTCCGCGCCGACCAGCTCCGCCCGCTGCCGGACGGCGTCAGCACCCGCCACGGCGCGCTGGCCGAACCGCTCGCGGTCGCGCTGCACGCCGTGACCAGGGCAGGCGACCTGCGCGGCAAGGACGTCCTGGTCAACGGCGCGGGCCCGATCGGCTCGCTGGTCGCGGCGGCGGCCAAGCGCGCAGGCGCGGCCTCGGTGACCAGCGCGGACGTGTCCGCCGGACCGCTGGCCACGGCCCGCGCGCTGGGCGCGGACCACACCGTCGACCTCGGCGCGGGGGAGCACCTGCCCGCCGACGTGGAGGTCGTGCTCGAGGCCTCCGGCGCACCCGCCGCGCTCGGCCCGGTGCTGCGCGCCACCGCGCGCGGCGGCCTGCTGGTGCAGGTCGGCAACCTGCCCGGCGCGCCCGCGCCTGCCGCGCTCGGCGACCTGGTCACCCGCGAGATCACCTGGATCGGCTCGTACCGCTTCGTCGACGAGATCACCGACGCGGTCCGGGCGCTGGGCGAGGGCCTGGACCTGGAGCCGCTCATCGCGGGCGAGCACGAGCTGCCCGACGCCCGCGCCGCGCTGGAGCAGGCGGCCGGGACCGGCGGCGGCAAGGTCCTGATCCGCCTGGGCGGCGCGCGGTGA
- a CDS encoding MFS transporter, producing MTDSTTPPQGTTPQAAAPKATRTTRDLAKAATSGWLGTAMEFMDFQLYSLAAAIVFNKIFFPDVSPAIGLIAAMATYGVGYVARLAGAVYFGRMGDRLGRKKVLFITIALMGASTTLIGALPTYQTIGIAAPILLVALRLLQGFGAGAEIAGATVMLAEYAPTRRRGLIASLVSLGTNSGTLAASGLWAVLIGVLSEEQLLSWGWRLPFLLSFVLLVFAVWLRRNLKESPVFEERADVVDGVALSHREVVAAAEQQPETASLKASVRQRKGRAFFLALGLRFGQAGNSGLVQTFLVGYLATTLAMERSVPTSAIVYGSLLGFVTVPVVGLLGDRFGRRPVYLALTAATALAAFPLMLMITSGSSAATIVGMVLALNLGVLGLFSLESVTMAELFGARTRFTQLALAKEIGGILATAIGPVLAATLTAVTGHWWPIAAMLVAYSLITLVAALLSPETKGRDLVRLEDAV from the coding sequence CACCCGCGACCTCGCCAAGGCCGCCACCTCAGGCTGGCTCGGCACCGCCATGGAGTTCATGGACTTCCAGCTCTACTCGCTGGCAGCCGCCATCGTCTTCAACAAGATCTTCTTCCCGGACGTCAGCCCGGCCATCGGCCTCATCGCCGCGATGGCCACCTACGGCGTCGGCTACGTGGCCCGCCTCGCGGGCGCCGTCTACTTCGGACGGATGGGCGATCGCCTGGGCCGCAAGAAGGTCCTGTTCATCACCATCGCCCTGATGGGCGCCTCCACCACCCTGATCGGCGCCCTGCCGACCTACCAGACCATCGGCATCGCCGCCCCGATCCTGCTCGTCGCGCTGCGCCTGCTCCAGGGCTTCGGCGCGGGCGCGGAGATCGCGGGCGCCACGGTCATGCTCGCCGAGTACGCCCCCACCCGCCGCCGCGGCCTGATCGCCTCGCTGGTGTCGCTGGGCACCAACTCCGGCACCCTGGCCGCGTCCGGCCTGTGGGCGGTGCTGATCGGCGTGCTGTCCGAGGAGCAGCTGCTGTCCTGGGGCTGGCGCCTGCCGTTCCTGCTGAGCTTCGTGCTGCTGGTGTTCGCGGTGTGGTTGCGCCGCAACCTCAAGGAGAGCCCGGTCTTCGAGGAGCGCGCCGACGTCGTGGACGGCGTCGCGCTGTCCCACCGGGAGGTCGTGGCCGCGGCCGAGCAGCAGCCCGAGACCGCCTCGCTGAAGGCGAGCGTGCGCCAGCGCAAGGGCCGCGCGTTCTTCCTCGCGCTGGGCCTGCGCTTCGGCCAGGCGGGCAACTCCGGCCTGGTGCAGACGTTCCTGGTCGGCTACCTGGCCACCACCCTCGCGATGGAGCGCAGCGTCCCGACCTCCGCCATCGTCTACGGCTCGCTGCTCGGCTTCGTCACCGTCCCCGTGGTCGGGCTGCTCGGCGACCGCTTCGGCCGCCGCCCGGTCTACCTCGCGCTGACCGCGGCGACCGCGCTGGCCGCGTTCCCGCTGATGCTCATGATCACCAGCGGCAGCAGCGCCGCGACGATCGTCGGCATGGTGCTCGCGCTCAACCTCGGCGTGCTGGGCCTGTTCTCCCTGGAGAGCGTCACGATGGCCGAGCTGTTCGGCGCCCGCACCCGCTTCACGCAGCTCGCGCTGGCCAAGGAGATCGGCGGCATCCTCGCCACCGCCATCGGCCCGGTGCTCGCCGCGACGCTCACCGCCGTCACCGGCCACTGGTGGCCGATCGCCGCGATGCTCGTCGCCTACTCGCTGATCACCCTCGTCGCCGCCCTCCTCTCGCCCGAGACGAAGGGGCGCGACCTGGTCCGACTGGAGGACGCCGTATGA